A genomic window from Patescibacteria group bacterium includes:
- the rpoC gene encoding DNA-directed RNA polymerase subunit beta', translating to MNMNSLADQTTKIQDFDAVRLTLASPETIKKWSYGEILNPETINYRTQKPEKGGLFAEEIFGPSKDWECYCGKYKKVRYKGIICDKCGVEVTNSLVRRERMGHIELASPVSHIWFLRGVPSKIGLVLDLSVQNLEKVIYFANFIVTEVREDLKTELVEQIRTEYKSKKKQIEAEYKRLVEMTSKNTDATDKEKKLAAAFEAKAQKLKDLDEDFRNVDKELKELKPLKIIPENVYQEWSLKYGHLFEASIGAEAVRKLLTRIDIEASIAQMDAEIADEPQGAKYDKLVRRVKLFRSLKLNNIRPEWMIMTVVPVIPPDLRPMVPLDGGRFAASDLNDLYRRVINRNNRLKKLQELNAPEVITRNEKRMLQEAVDALIDNSARQSKTVLATTGKKRQLKSLADILKGKQGRFRQNLLGKRIDYSGRSVIVVGPSLHLYQCGIPKGMARELFKPFVIAKLIERGFCHNIRSANRFIEADHSEVWDILEEVTKDSLVMLNRAPTLHRLGIQAFQPVLIEGKAIQVHPMVCPSFNADFDGDQMAVHVPLTEEAKEEVRTRMLSTMNLLKPATGTPIMRPDKDVAWGIHYMTNLLAPQQGRETPRAFGNPSEAVLAYRLRKIELREKILVRLTPDTKPIETSVGRIFFNRVLPVDYGYLNDQLDAKKLTEIVRKCLEIYGRDKTVEVLDGLKEIGFHYITRSGYSWGMADLPFIPEKKELIADGDRRIEEVEGQYQEGLLTQSERHSKIVAVWTEIKDRVTKLSKEKLPKHGSVASMIDSGARGSWGQLTQIIGMKGPVANPAGDIIELPVKGNFKDGIDALEYFISTHGARKGLSDTALRTANAGYLTRRLVDVSQDVVIKEDDCGDKEGIMINAKESEEMNEKVVARLLGRIVIEDLKHPKTGETVVKAGGLVDEKAAVKLADATLDNIRVRSVLTCLLSKGVCKKCYGWDLAYNKEVEIGVAVGIMAAQSIGEPGTQLTMRTFHTGGVAGADITQGLPRVEELFEARPPKRKAFMSDVAGKVTVEDIDRRMIEGPEGQKLLAPFVGHKIVRVGYSEEDGETYKHNTQDKPSVKAGESVEAGQVVIVKVDGREIVAKAAGTVRLEKRVVKVVRETQKVKEYIIPPGYVLYVKNGDTVEAGQQLTEGNLDLHQLYRLRGKDAVMKYILKDVQAIYTSQGQKLNDKHIEIIVKQMFSRVLVKDAGDTDLLPGEIIEKSQLLDENRACAERKGKLATFDELFLGITKVALSTQSFLSAASFQETARVLINAAITGKIDPLEGLKENVIIGRMIPAGTGYRSKKDLAIDPAPAAA from the coding sequence ATGAACATGAATTCTCTCGCCGACCAGACGACCAAGATCCAGGATTTCGACGCCGTGCGTCTGACCCTGGCTTCGCCTGAGACCATCAAGAAGTGGTCCTATGGCGAGATCCTGAATCCCGAAACCATCAATTACCGCACCCAGAAGCCGGAGAAAGGCGGCCTCTTCGCCGAAGAGATTTTCGGGCCGTCCAAGGATTGGGAGTGCTACTGCGGCAAATATAAGAAGGTCCGCTACAAGGGCATCATCTGCGACAAGTGCGGCGTCGAGGTAACGAACTCGCTCGTGCGCCGCGAGCGCATGGGCCACATCGAGCTGGCTTCGCCGGTCTCGCATATCTGGTTCCTGCGCGGCGTGCCGTCGAAGATCGGTCTGGTGCTCGATCTCTCGGTCCAGAACCTGGAGAAGGTCATCTACTTCGCCAACTTCATCGTCACCGAGGTGCGCGAGGACCTGAAGACCGAGCTCGTCGAGCAGATCCGCACCGAATACAAATCCAAGAAGAAGCAGATCGAGGCTGAGTACAAGCGCCTGGTCGAGATGACCAGTAAGAACACGGATGCGACCGACAAGGAGAAGAAGCTGGCCGCGGCGTTCGAGGCCAAAGCGCAGAAGCTCAAGGATCTCGACGAGGATTTCCGCAACGTCGACAAGGAACTCAAGGAACTGAAGCCATTGAAGATCATCCCGGAGAACGTCTATCAGGAGTGGTCGCTCAAGTACGGCCACCTGTTCGAGGCGAGCATCGGCGCCGAAGCCGTCCGCAAATTGCTCACCCGGATCGACATCGAGGCGTCAATCGCTCAGATGGACGCCGAGATCGCCGACGAGCCCCAGGGCGCCAAGTACGACAAGCTGGTGCGCCGCGTGAAGCTGTTCCGGTCGCTGAAACTCAACAACATCCGCCCCGAGTGGATGATCATGACGGTCGTTCCGGTCATTCCGCCGGATCTGCGCCCGATGGTGCCTTTGGACGGCGGCCGTTTTGCCGCGTCCGATCTGAACGATCTCTATCGCCGCGTCATCAATCGCAACAACCGCCTGAAGAAACTGCAGGAGTTGAACGCTCCGGAGGTCATCACCAGGAACGAGAAGCGCATGCTGCAGGAGGCTGTGGACGCGCTCATCGACAACTCCGCGCGCCAGTCCAAGACCGTGCTCGCCACGACCGGCAAGAAGCGCCAGCTGAAGTCCCTCGCCGACATTCTCAAGGGCAAGCAGGGTCGCTTCCGCCAGAACTTGCTCGGCAAGCGCATCGACTACTCCGGCCGCTCGGTCATCGTCGTCGGCCCGAGTCTCCATCTCTACCAGTGCGGCATTCCGAAAGGCATGGCCCGCGAGCTTTTCAAGCCGTTCGTCATCGCGAAGCTCATCGAGCGCGGCTTCTGCCACAATATCCGCAGCGCCAACCGCTTCATCGAAGCCGATCATAGCGAGGTCTGGGACATCCTCGAGGAGGTCACCAAGGACTCGCTCGTGATGCTGAACCGCGCTCCGACCCTGCATCGCCTCGGCATCCAGGCCTTCCAGCCGGTGCTCATCGAGGGTAAGGCCATCCAGGTCCATCCGATGGTCTGTCCGTCCTTCAACGCCGACTTCGACGGCGACCAGATGGCCGTTCATGTGCCGCTCACCGAGGAAGCCAAGGAAGAGGTCCGCACCCGCATGCTCTCGACCATGAACCTGCTGAAGCCTGCCACGGGCACTCCGATCATGCGTCCGGACAAGGATGTGGCTTGGGGTATTCATTACATGACGAATCTTCTGGCGCCGCAGCAGGGCCGCGAGACGCCGCGCGCTTTCGGCAATCCGTCCGAAGCCGTGCTGGCCTACCGCCTGCGCAAGATCGAGCTGCGCGAGAAGATCCTGGTCCGCCTCACGCCGGATACCAAACCGATCGAAACCAGCGTCGGCCGCATCTTCTTTAACCGCGTTTTGCCCGTTGATTACGGTTATTTGAACGACCAGCTCGACGCCAAGAAATTGACCGAGATCGTTCGCAAGTGCCTGGAGATCTATGGTCGCGATAAGACCGTCGAGGTGCTTGATGGTTTGAAAGAGATCGGTTTCCATTACATCACTCGCTCCGGTTATTCCTGGGGCATGGCTGATCTGCCGTTCATTCCTGAAAAGAAAGAATTGATCGCCGATGGCGACCGTCGCATCGAGGAGGTCGAGGGACAATATCAGGAAGGTTTGCTGACCCAGTCCGAACGACACTCCAAGATTGTCGCGGTTTGGACCGAGATCAAGGATCGCGTCACGAAACTCTCCAAGGAGAAGCTGCCTAAGCATGGTTCCGTCGCTTCGATGATCGATTCCGGCGCTCGCGGTTCCTGGGGCCAGCTGACGCAGATCATCGGTATGAAAGGTCCGGTCGCCAATCCGGCCGGCGACATCATCGAGCTGCCGGTCAAAGGCAACTTCAAGGACGGCATCGACGCCCTGGAATACTTCATCTCTACGCATGGCGCCCGCAAAGGTTTGTCCGATACCGCGCTTCGTACCGCTAACGCCGGCTACCTGACCCGCCGCCTCGTCGACGTTTCTCAAGATGTGGTCATCAAGGAGGATGATTGCGGCGACAAGGAAGGCATCATGATCAACGCCAAGGAATCGGAAGAGATGAACGAGAAGGTCGTTGCGCGTCTTTTGGGACGTATTGTCATCGAGGACCTCAAACATCCGAAGACTGGCGAAACCGTGGTCAAGGCTGGCGGACTTGTTGATGAGAAAGCCGCCGTGAAGCTCGCTGACGCCACGCTCGACAATATCCGCGTCCGCTCGGTGCTCACCTGCTTGCTTTCGAAAGGCGTTTGTAAGAAGTGCTACGGTTGGGACCTGGCTTATAACAAGGAAGTCGAGATCGGTGTAGCGGTCGGCATCATGGCTGCCCAGTCCATCGGCGAACCTGGCACGCAGCTCACCATGCGCACGTTCCATACGGGCGGCGTGGCCGGAGCCGATATCACCCAAGGTTTGCCGCGCGTTGAGGAACTTTTTGAAGCCCGGCCGCCGAAGCGCAAGGCTTTCATGAGTGATGTTGCCGGCAAAGTGACGGTCGAGGATATCGACCGCCGCATGATCGAGGGTCCGGAGGGCCAGAAATTGCTGGCGCCGTTCGTCGGCCACAAGATCGTTCGCGTGGGTTATTCTGAAGAGGATGGCGAGACTTACAAGCACAACACCCAGGACAAGCCGAGCGTCAAAGCCGGCGAGTCCGTTGAGGCCGGACAGGTCGTCATCGTCAAGGTTGATGGTCGCGAGATCGTGGCCAAGGCCGCCGGCACCGTCCGCTTGGAGAAGCGCGTCGTGAAAGTCGTCCGCGAGACTCAGAAGGTCAAGGAGTACATCATCCCGCCGGGCTATGTGTTGTATGTGAAGAACGGCGACACGGTCGAAGCCGGCCAGCAGCTCACCGAGGGCAACCTGGATCTGCACCAGCTCTACCGCCTGCGCGGCAAGGACGCCGTCATGAAGTACATCCTCAAGGACGTCCAGGCCATTTACACTTCGCAGGGCCAAAAGCTCAATGACAAGCACATCGAGATCATCGTCAAACAGATGTTCTCGCGCGTGCTCGTGAAGGACGCCGGCGACACCGACCTTTTGCCGGGCGAAATCATCGAAAAGTCCCAGCTCCTCGACGAGAACCGCGCCTGCGCGGAACGCAAGGGCAAGCTGGCCACGTTCGACGAGCTCTTCCTCGGCATCACCAAGGTGGCGCTCTCGACCCAGAGCTTCCTCTCGGCCGCTTCCTTCCAGGAGACCGCGCGCGTGCTCATCAATGCCGCCATCACCGGCAAGATCGATCCGCTCGAGGGCCTGAAGGAGAACGTCATCATTGGCCGCATGATCCCGGCCGGTACCGGTTACCGGAGCAAGAAGGATCTCGCCATTGATCCCGCTCCCGCAGCCGCCTGA
- a CDS encoding DNA-directed RNA polymerase subunit beta yields MIFKRQRPKSEVRKMFTNIVDAMPQPDLIEIQKKSYDWLFKEGIRELFEEVSPVKDFIGRDLELYFLDYYLDEPKFEEVVTKAKNLTFEAPLRVKARLINKRTAETKEQEIYLGDFPIMTDRGTFIINGIERVVVSQLVRSAGVFFTTENNRGRKYFGAKIIPNRGAWLEMETDNSNVIWVKIDRKRKVAVTSLLRAFGYSTDEEILGLFTDVDKHPSIKYIQNTIDKDSAKDMDEGLREVYKRIRPGDLATADNAKSLIYSMFFNFDRYDLGKVGRYKFAQRFGLTQTEAEIEKPETRILKKEDIVTIVKEVIRLNITQEDPDDVDHLGNRRVRAVGELVQNRLRVGLSRMERIIKDRMSTMDITTITPSKLVNARPIIGVVREFFMSSQLSQFMDQVNPLAELEHKRRLSAMGPGGLSRERAGFDVRDVHPTHYGRICPIATPEGPNIGLVGHLASYARVNEYGFIETPYRVVLKEVKNDGKKAAGEIARGDIKDPKSGKTIIAAGTEISKDDAAKLAKFSLDTIPVKTRVTKEIEYLNAFAEEKSITTTATTPIDKDGYFLEQKVAVRKFGEPSVDIVDNLDYMDVSSKQIVSVATSLVPFLEHDDANRALMATNMQRQAVPCIKADAPIVGTGQEFRAAFDSGHVVVSDIDGEVTAVQSDYVEITGDNGEKRDYRLNKFSRSNSSTCINQRPVVSRGQKVAAGTIIADGSAVDRGELALGQNLLVAFLSWEGYNYEDAVILNERLVQNDRYTSIHIENYLIDVRETKLGPEVITSDIPNISEEKLKNLDENGIVRIGAEVVSGDILVGKITPKGETELSAEEKLLRAIFGEKARDVRDSSLYLEHGEHGKVVDIKIFSREAGDKLPPGVIMTVQVAVADLRKIQVGDKVAGRHGNKGVISKIVPVEDMPFLGDGTSVDIILSPLGVVSRMNLGQILETHLGLAANSLGYHACTPVLNGITENQIREELKRAGFPEDGQMQLYDGRTGEAFDNKGTVGYIYVMKLNHMVEDKIHQRSIGPYSLITQQPLGGKAQFGGQRFGEMEVWALEAYGAAHTLQEILTIKSDDVPGRSKAYESIIKGEPIKKINVPESFNVLVRELKGLGLDVELLKGKQRMDLDEVGKSRGNLPGSERPQTSLVEPDGVEEAFKEEAPVLAVAPEEESRPAADEI; encoded by the coding sequence TGAGGCGCCGCTGCGCGTCAAAGCCCGGCTCATCAACAAGCGCACCGCGGAGACCAAGGAACAGGAGATCTACCTGGGTGATTTTCCGATCATGACCGACCGCGGCACTTTCATCATCAACGGCATCGAGCGCGTGGTCGTCTCGCAGCTCGTCCGCTCCGCCGGCGTCTTCTTCACCACCGAGAACAACCGCGGCCGCAAGTATTTCGGCGCCAAGATCATTCCGAACCGCGGCGCCTGGCTCGAGATGGAGACGGACAACTCGAACGTCATCTGGGTCAAGATCGATCGCAAGCGCAAAGTGGCCGTCACGTCGCTCTTGCGCGCTTTCGGTTACAGCACTGACGAGGAGATTCTCGGATTGTTCACCGACGTCGACAAACATCCGTCCATCAAATACATCCAGAACACCATCGACAAGGATTCCGCCAAGGATATGGACGAGGGCCTGCGCGAGGTTTACAAGCGCATCCGCCCGGGCGATCTGGCTACGGCCGACAACGCCAAGTCCCTCATCTACTCGATGTTCTTCAACTTTGACCGCTATGACCTGGGCAAGGTCGGCCGCTACAAGTTCGCCCAGCGTTTCGGCCTCACACAGACCGAGGCGGAGATCGAGAAGCCGGAGACCCGCATCCTCAAGAAAGAGGACATCGTGACCATCGTCAAGGAAGTCATCCGCCTGAACATCACTCAGGAGGATCCGGACGACGTGGACCATCTCGGCAACCGCCGCGTCCGCGCCGTGGGCGAGCTCGTCCAGAACCGCTTGCGCGTCGGTCTCTCCCGCATGGAGCGCATCATCAAGGACCGCATGTCCACGATGGACATCACGACGATCACGCCGTCGAAGCTCGTGAACGCGCGGCCGATCATCGGCGTCGTGCGCGAGTTCTTCATGTCTTCCCAGCTGTCGCAGTTCATGGACCAGGTGAATCCACTCGCCGAGCTCGAACACAAGCGCCGTCTCTCCGCGATGGGCCCCGGCGGCCTCTCCCGCGAGCGCGCCGGGTTCGACGTCCGCGACGTACACCCGACCCACTACGGCCGCATCTGTCCGATCGCGACGCCGGAAGGTCCGAACATCGGCCTCGTCGGCCATCTTGCGAGCTACGCGCGCGTCAACGAATACGGTTTCATCGAGACGCCTTATCGCGTCGTGTTGAAAGAGGTCAAGAACGACGGCAAGAAAGCCGCCGGCGAGATCGCGCGCGGCGACATCAAGGATCCGAAGAGCGGCAAGACCATCATCGCCGCCGGCACCGAGATCTCCAAGGACGACGCCGCTAAGCTGGCCAAGTTTTCGCTCGATACGATCCCGGTCAAGACCCGCGTGACCAAGGAGATCGAATATCTCAACGCTTTCGCGGAAGAGAAATCCATCACCACCACGGCCACGACTCCGATCGACAAGGATGGTTATTTCCTGGAACAGAAGGTCGCGGTCCGCAAATTCGGCGAACCGTCCGTCGACATCGTCGACAATCTCGACTACATGGACGTCTCCTCGAAGCAGATCGTCTCGGTCGCCACTTCGCTCGTGCCGTTCCTCGAACACGATGACGCTAACCGCGCCCTCATGGCGACGAACATGCAGCGCCAGGCGGTCCCTTGCATCAAGGCGGACGCGCCGATCGTCGGCACTGGCCAGGAATTCCGCGCGGCTTTCGATTCCGGCCACGTCGTCGTTTCTGATATCGACGGCGAGGTGACCGCGGTCCAGTCTGATTATGTCGAGATCACGGGCGATAACGGCGAGAAGCGCGATTACCGCCTGAACAAGTTCAGCCGCTCCAATTCCTCCACCTGCATCAACCAGCGCCCCGTCGTGTCGCGCGGCCAGAAGGTCGCGGCCGGCACCATCATCGCCGACGGCAGCGCCGTCGATCGTGGCGAACTTGCGCTCGGTCAGAACCTGCTCGTCGCCTTCCTGTCCTGGGAGGGTTACAACTACGAGGACGCCGTCATCTTGAATGAGCGCCTGGTCCAGAATGACCGCTATACTTCCATCCACATCGAGAACTACCTGATCGACGTGCGCGAGACTAAGCTCGGGCCGGAGGTTATCACGTCCGACATCCCGAACATCAGCGAGGAGAAACTGAAGAACCTCGACGAGAACGGCATCGTGCGCATCGGCGCCGAGGTCGTCTCAGGCGACATCCTCGTCGGCAAGATCACGCCGAAGGGCGAGACGGAACTGTCCGCGGAAGAGAAACTCCTCCGCGCTATCTTCGGCGAGAAAGCCCGCGACGTGCGCGACAGCTCCCTCTATCTTGAACATGGCGAACACGGCAAGGTCGTGGATATCAAGATCTTCTCGCGCGAGGCTGGCGACAAGCTGCCCCCGGGCGTCATCATGACCGTCCAGGTGGCCGTGGCCGATCTCCGCAAGATCCAGGTCGGCGACAAGGTCGCCGGACGCCATGGCAACAAGGGCGTCATCTCCAAGATCGTTCCGGTCGAGGACATGCCGTTCCTCGGAGACGGCACTTCGGTCGACATCATCCTGTCGCCTCTCGGCGTCGTGTCCCGCATGAACTTGGGCCAGATTCTTGAGACCCATCTCGGCCTCGCTGCGAACTCGCTCGGTTATCACGCCTGCACGCCGGTCCTGAACGGCATCACCGAGAACCAGATCCGCGAGGAACTGAAACGCGCCGGCTTCCCGGAGGACGGCCAGATGCAGCTGTACGACGGCCGCACCGGCGAAGCGTTCGATAACAAGGGCACGGTTGGCTACATCTACGTCATGAAGCTGAACCACATGGTCGAGGACAAGATCCATCAGCGCTCCATCGGCCCGTACTCGCTCATCACCCAGCAGCCGCTCGGCGGCAAGGCGCAGTTCGGCGGCCAGCGCTTCGGCGAAATGGAAGTTTGGGCCCTCGAAGCTTACGGCGCCGCGCACACCTTGCAGGAGATCCTGACCATCAAGTCCGACGACGTGCCCGGCCGCTCCAAAGCCTACGAGTCGATCATCAAGGGCGAGCCGATCAAGAAGATCAACGTGCCGGAATCTTTCAATGTCCTCGTGCGCGAACTCAAGGGCCTCGGCCTCGACGTCGAGCTCCTGAAGGGCAAGCAGCGCATGGACCTTGACGAGGTCGGCAAGTCGCGCGGCAACCTGCCCGGCAGCGAACGGCCGCAGACGTCGCTCGTCGAACCTGACGGCGTCGAAGAGGCTTTTAAGGAAGAAGCTCCGGTCCTGGCTGTCGCTCCCGAAGAAGAGAGTCGGCCCGCGGCCGACGAGATCTAA